From Roseburia hominis, the proteins below share one genomic window:
- a CDS encoding ABC transporter ATP-binding protein: MDYIMETIGLRKSYKGNVVVNDVNIHIPKGAIYGFVGPNGAGKSTVMKMILNLIQPDAGEVQLFGEKVTDHSYEIFKKVGSIIENPYFYEKMTARQNLELHCEYMGFPNKERIDEVLKLVDLQNAWSKQIRHYSLGMKQRLAIARAILARPEFLILDEPINALDPEGIREMRNLFQRLNQEDGTTIFISSHILSEVDLIADTIGIIQHGKLLSELPIEEIHKHQTEYIRLQVDDVTHAAALLEQMGITEFSVLDKEYIRIYGSDVSGKVLSKTLIENGVGLESLGRKHDTLEDYFFKLTEEGK; encoded by the coding sequence ATGGATTACATTATGGAAACCATAGGGCTGCGAAAGTCCTATAAGGGAAATGTCGTTGTAAACGATGTGAATATTCATATCCCCAAAGGGGCAATTTATGGCTTTGTTGGGCCAAATGGTGCCGGCAAAAGCACAGTAATGAAAATGATTTTGAACCTAATCCAGCCAGATGCCGGAGAAGTTCAGCTTTTTGGTGAGAAAGTCACCGATCACAGTTACGAAATATTCAAAAAAGTGGGCTCCATCATTGAAAATCCGTACTTTTACGAAAAAATGACAGCCCGCCAGAATTTGGAACTGCATTGCGAGTATATGGGCTTTCCTAATAAGGAGCGGATTGATGAAGTCCTCAAACTGGTTGATTTGCAAAATGCCTGGAGCAAACAAATCCGTCATTACTCATTGGGCATGAAGCAGCGCTTGGCTATCGCAAGGGCAATTCTTGCAAGACCGGAATTTTTAATCTTGGATGAGCCAATTAATGCATTAGACCCCGAAGGCATTCGTGAAATGAGGAACCTGTTTCAGCGGCTGAACCAAGAAGATGGAACGACCATTTTTATTTCCAGTCACATTTTGTCTGAAGTTGATCTGATCGCTGATACGATTGGGATTATTCAGCACGGGAAGCTCTTATCAGAACTGCCTATTGAGGAAATTCACAAACATCAGACAGAATATATACGTTTGCAGGTTGATGATGTGACCCATGCGGCAGCCCTGCTTGAACAAATGGGCATTACAGAATTTAGCGTATTGGACAAAGAGTATATCCGTATCTATGGTTCCGATGTTTCAGGTAAAGTCCTTTCAAAAACCCTTATAGAGAATGGTGTCGGTTTGGAGAGTTTAGGACGTAAACACGACACACTGGAAGATTATTTCTTCAAACTCACAGAGGAGGGAAAATGA
- a CDS encoding FtsX-like permease family protein, translating to MTWPFENDTSAVVRRLSDARLRQSRFRNNLIGIIIFMAAAIMAFVSSYAYNIANDYAASTAYQGIFQNLSQEDIPLLKADSRIEDVGVYQSIGMTEQGNGITMGLVCSDETTMQLSNITLAEGHMPQTANELLVEKGYLDALNLNAGIGDTISVHYRSLASRQLETKDFQITGFIQTSAENDRNRVAYNAIVSQNFAQEDPAFSAGPVSAMFSVRNVTKYTNQELKELIRNIGQDCGISADNIQVNNLYIDSNNLSKETIFTVLLVGMVLIGVCSLVVYNIFFISVMNDVISFGQLRTLGTTRKQIKRIISKEGNCLALRFIPFGCVAGGMLSFLIDRNAFQLIPSVIIVLLSGAAVFVCVRLSILKPAKIAMSVSPMEAFRYTCYDGTKKTRKSRKHLTPFSLAAMNLLRNRKRSILTFTSLVLSGVLFVGISSLLTSLDPVQRAKQSFPYEGAYVVELNRALVTPSFSLTELQEDNLLTDELKQEILSLDGVEGIACQQEICVTLDGMETAIRSMNAEDHEALREQVLAGVLPEFDHTGENALVVNMGSPELEYLQKSYEVGDTVTFSQFRNGLQDSFTYVVAAVIFDKNSASSFILPAGEMNRAVPYNANSAFVIQAKTDNCIEIEHELYSLVSVSDDLRLKTLKDMTMQYKSVFSTISAAAYALLTVVIIFSIINLANTSITNIISRRKELGLFCAVGLDGKQLCHMIGAEIAFQTLGSFAASVVCGLFIGKAICSAVGNIPGFSFVDYSFPAVSVLFYGLLIFMLQISLTKWAGLYCKKTTVVEQLRAAE from the coding sequence ATGACATGGCCTTTTGAGAATGACACCAGTGCAGTTGTCCGCAGGCTGTCAGACGCCCGGCTCAGGCAAAGCCGTTTCAGAAATAATCTGATCGGCATCATAATCTTTATGGCTGCGGCTATTATGGCTTTTGTTTCTTCCTATGCCTATAATATTGCAAATGACTATGCGGCATCAACTGCTTATCAGGGGATTTTCCAAAATCTCTCCCAGGAGGATATTCCCCTGTTGAAAGCAGATTCCCGTATTGAGGACGTCGGCGTGTACCAATCCATCGGTATGACAGAGCAGGGGAACGGCATCACGATGGGCCTCGTGTGTTCGGATGAAACAACCATGCAGCTTTCCAATATCACCCTGGCTGAAGGACATATGCCTCAAACGGCAAATGAGCTGCTTGTGGAAAAGGGGTATTTAGACGCGCTGAACCTGAATGCGGGGATCGGTGATACAATATCAGTGCATTATCGCAGCCTGGCAAGCCGTCAATTAGAGACAAAGGATTTTCAGATTACAGGGTTTATTCAGACGTCTGCTGAAAATGACAGGAACCGGGTTGCGTATAACGCAATTGTTTCGCAGAATTTTGCGCAAGAGGATCCCGCTTTTTCTGCCGGGCCTGTATCAGCCATGTTTTCTGTTCGTAATGTCACAAAATATACCAATCAGGAACTGAAGGAATTAATACGGAACATTGGGCAGGATTGCGGGATTTCCGCAGACAACATTCAAGTAAATAATTTGTATATTGACAGCAACAATCTATCAAAAGAGACGATATTTACCGTGTTGCTCGTTGGTATGGTCTTAATAGGTGTATGCTCCCTGGTTGTCTACAATATTTTTTTCATTTCCGTAATGAATGATGTGATATCCTTTGGACAGCTGCGCACGCTTGGCACAACGAGGAAGCAGATAAAGCGAATTATTTCAAAGGAAGGAAACTGTCTGGCCCTTCGGTTTATCCCGTTTGGGTGTGTTGCAGGCGGAATGCTGTCCTTCCTGATAGACAGAAATGCTTTTCAGCTGATTCCCAGCGTTATAATCGTGCTTTTGTCCGGCGCGGCTGTATTTGTCTGTGTAAGGCTGTCCATTTTGAAACCGGCTAAAATTGCAATGTCGGTTTCACCCATGGAAGCGTTCCGTTACACCTGCTATGACGGCACGAAAAAAACAAGAAAGAGCAGGAAACATCTTACGCCATTTTCACTGGCGGCTATGAATCTGCTGCGAAACCGAAAACGGAGCATATTAACCTTTACCTCTCTCGTTTTGAGTGGAGTGCTGTTTGTGGGGATATCCTCCCTACTGACCTCGCTTGATCCCGTGCAAAGAGCAAAACAGAGCTTCCCTTATGAGGGAGCCTATGTGGTAGAACTGAACCGGGCATTGGTTACGCCTTCATTTTCCCTTACAGAGTTACAGGAGGACAATCTTCTGACAGATGAATTGAAACAGGAGATTTTGTCGTTAGACGGCGTAGAGGGAATTGCCTGCCAACAGGAGATCTGCGTTACGCTGGACGGAATGGAAACGGCGATCCGGAGCATGAACGCAGAGGATCATGAAGCATTAAGGGAACAAGTGCTGGCCGGAGTTCTGCCGGAGTTTGACCATACTGGGGAAAACGCTCTTGTGGTCAACATGGGCAGCCCAGAATTAGAATATCTGCAAAAGAGCTATGAAGTTGGTGATACAGTCACTTTTTCACAATTTAGAAACGGCCTGCAAGACAGCTTTACCTATGTGGTTGCCGCTGTGATCTTTGATAAAAACAGTGCATCCAGTTTTATTTTGCCCGCAGGTGAAATGAACCGGGCAGTCCCCTATAACGCAAACAGCGCATTCGTTATCCAGGCAAAGACTGACAACTGTATTGAAATTGAGCATGAACTATACTCGCTGGTTTCAGTAAGCGACGATTTGCGCCTAAAGACACTAAAAGATATGACGATGCAGTATAAAAGCGTTTTTAGCACGATTTCCGCTGCGGCCTACGCACTGTTAACTGTTGTTATCATATTCAGTATTATCAATTTGGCCAATACCAGCATAACCAATATTATTTCCAGAAGAAAAGAACTGGGGCTGTTTTGTGCGGTTGGTCTGGACGGCAAGCAGCTTTGCCATATGATTGGCGCTGAGATCGCATTTCAAACCCTTGGCAGTTTTGCTGCCTCTGTTGTCTGTGGATTGTTCATCGGAAAAGCAATATGCTCTGCTGTAGGAAATATTCCCGGCTTTAGCTTTGTAGATTACAGTTTCCCGGCTGTATCCGTTCTTTTTTACGGTTTGCTGATTTTTATGCTTCAAATCTCTCTTACAAAATGGGCAGGCCTGTATTGCAAGAAAACAACGGTGGTTGAGCAGCTTCGCGCGGCGGAATAG
- a CDS encoding tyrosine-type recombinase/integrase: protein MYEKYLEQLEEAGKIRNLKERSINCYKNYVSYFLKYQGKSPEELTCQDVRTFLLAKKDEGLKATTLNLYNSAIRFFYRYVLHILWDDITVPRMILEHKLPTVLTVDEIDRLLEAVDDIKYKAMFATMYSSGMRVSEVIHLHYDDISRSNMQIHVRDTKNRMDRYTILSKRCLDILTQYWFEKGRPREILFPNKFTGNYLTVSTLEQVMRRAVSDAELPKEATPHCLRHSFATHLMEQGVERQNIQALLGHRDPKSTEVYLHVSNKSLMGIQSPFDRKEGADYE from the coding sequence ATGTATGAAAAATATTTAGAACAGCTTGAGGAAGCCGGAAAAATCCGTAACCTCAAAGAACGTTCCATCAACTGCTATAAAAACTATGTTTCTTACTTTCTGAAATATCAGGGTAAGAGTCCTGAAGAACTTACCTGCCAGGATGTCAGGACTTTTTTGCTTGCAAAAAAAGATGAAGGGCTGAAAGCCACAACTCTGAATCTTTATAATTCTGCCATCCGTTTTTTCTACCGGTATGTCCTGCACATCCTTTGGGATGATATCACGGTTCCACGTATGATTCTGGAACACAAGCTTCCAACAGTACTGACTGTTGATGAAATCGACCGCCTGTTAGAAGCTGTTGACGACATCAAATATAAAGCTATGTTTGCAACGATGTATTCTTCCGGAATGCGTGTTTCTGAAGTCATTCATCTGCATTATGATGATATTTCCCGCTCAAATATGCAGATTCATGTCCGGGATACAAAGAACCGGATGGACCGCTATACAATCCTTTCCAAGCGGTGTCTTGATATCCTTACACAATACTGGTTTGAGAAAGGACGTCCCCGCGAAATCCTGTTTCCTAATAAATTCACCGGTAATTACCTGACAGTCAGTACACTGGAGCAGGTGATGCGCCGTGCCGTATCCGATGCTGAACTTCCAAAGGAAGCAACTCCACACTGTCTCCGTCATAGCTTTGCAACTCATCTGATGGAGCAGGGAGTAGAACGGCAAAATATTCAGGCACTGCTTGGACACCGTGACCCAAAATCCACGGAAGTTTATCTTCATGTCAGCAACAAATCCCTCATGGGAATCCAAAGTCCATTTGACAGGAAAGAAGGTGCTGATTATGAATAA
- a CDS encoding IS91 family transposase, translating to MNKPTIQDIFRCFYPAYLEKYSPSPEQAKVARNILNCKTGAYGANVSVCEDCGAVQIHYNSCRNRCCPMCQAVPKEMWMDARREDVLDAPYFHLVFTVPDSLNSLIYSNQKLLYDTLYHAASATISELAANPEHLGATVGYICILHTWGSEMNFHPHIHTILLGGGLTSKNKWKDNGTEFFLPIQIISKVFRGKYMEELKNLWKADQLEFHGTAEKYRNHYAFKELLDSCYATDWIPYCKKTFNGAQSVIDYLGKYTHRIAISNHRIIHMDEETVTFSVKDYRNKGQWKDLTIFGVEFIRRFLMHVPPKRFVRIRHYGLLCSRSKRKKLTLCRNLLGCQKYLSKLRDKEMPEILKQLYEINICVCKSCGGHLGKPQLRIPQRC from the coding sequence ATGAATAAGCCCACCATTCAGGATATTTTCCGGTGTTTTTATCCGGCATACCTTGAAAAGTATTCTCCTTCTCCAGAACAGGCAAAAGTTGCCCGGAACATCTTGAACTGCAAAACCGGAGCCTATGGTGCAAACGTCAGTGTATGTGAAGACTGTGGTGCTGTTCAGATTCACTATAATTCCTGCCGCAACCGTTGTTGTCCCATGTGTCAGGCTGTTCCAAAGGAAATGTGGATGGATGCCCGCAGAGAGGATGTGCTTGATGCACCTTACTTTCATCTGGTGTTTACAGTTCCAGATAGCCTGAATTCGCTTATCTACAGTAACCAAAAACTGTTGTATGATACCTTATATCATGCTGCTTCTGCGACTATCAGTGAGCTGGCTGCCAATCCGGAGCATCTTGGAGCTACTGTCGGATATATCTGTATTCTCCATACATGGGGTTCTGAAATGAACTTTCATCCTCATATCCATACAATACTGCTCGGCGGCGGACTGACATCTAAAAACAAATGGAAAGATAATGGGACTGAATTTTTCCTGCCAATTCAGATCATTTCCAAAGTATTCCGTGGAAAATACATGGAAGAATTGAAAAATCTCTGGAAAGCCGATCAGCTTGAGTTTCATGGAACTGCTGAAAAATACCGCAACCATTATGCATTTAAAGAACTGCTTGATTCCTGTTATGCTACGGATTGGATTCCGTATTGCAAAAAAACTTTTAACGGTGCACAGTCTGTGATTGACTATCTGGGAAAATACACTCATCGGATTGCCATTAGCAATCACCGTATCATCCATATGGATGAGGAAACCGTTACTTTTTCAGTGAAAGATTACCGGAACAAAGGACAGTGGAAAGATCTGACCATCTTCGGCGTTGAGTTTATTCGGCGTTTTTTAATGCATGTGCCGCCAAAACGTTTTGTCAGGATTCGGCATTACGGGCTTCTTTGTTCCCGCAGTAAACGAAAGAAGCTTACTTTATGCCGGAATCTCCTTGGATGTCAAAAGTATCTCTCAAAGCTTCGGGATAAGGAGATGCCGGAAATATTAAAACAGCTTTATGAGATAAACATTTGTGTGTGTAAATCCTGTGGTGGGCATCTTGGAAAACCACAGCTTCGAATACCACAAAGATGTTAA
- a CDS encoding HAMP domain-containing sensor histidine kinase, with product MCVLFAVLSAALLLTLIWQRIQYKKLLREINYISNRLETLSITSENGFVLLPTDCTCMKKLGAVLNTLLQDFYTSKAEFEQTQKAMAQFLTNISHDIRTPLTVLKGNSEMLAAKADELSVLENIHTMAVKIDRKADDLITTINDYFTMSKIASGDLPLKLQKENISRLCHDTILEYYDLLEKQQFEVDLQIPDTPIFAYTDRDALQRILKNLIDNAIRYGSDGQYLSLRLNAVKEKSVVEIEDHGKGMSPQQQKQIFTRNYTTAPKSSGSGLGLAISKHLASQIGAELRVQSIPNEQTVFSIIMKS from the coding sequence ATGTGTGTTCTGTTTGCTGTGCTTTCAGCCGCTTTGCTGCTCACTTTAATTTGGCAGCGAATACAGTACAAGAAGCTGCTAAGAGAAATTAACTATATCAGTAACCGGCTGGAAACACTTTCTATTACTTCTGAAAATGGTTTCGTGCTTCTTCCCACTGACTGCACTTGTATGAAAAAACTGGGAGCTGTGCTTAATACATTGCTTCAAGACTTTTATACAAGTAAGGCGGAATTTGAGCAGACTCAAAAAGCAATGGCACAGTTTCTCACGAATATTTCACATGATATTCGCACCCCACTCACTGTGCTAAAAGGAAATAGTGAAATGTTGGCGGCCAAAGCAGACGAATTATCTGTGCTGGAAAATATTCATACTATGGCCGTTAAAATCGACCGAAAAGCCGATGATTTGATAACAACGATCAACGATTATTTTACAATGTCAAAAATTGCTTCCGGTGATCTTCCGCTAAAATTGCAAAAGGAAAATATTTCAAGGCTATGCCACGATACCATTTTGGAGTATTACGATTTACTTGAAAAGCAGCAATTTGAAGTAGATCTACAGATACCAGATACACCAATCTTTGCTTATACAGACAGGGACGCATTGCAGCGTATTTTGAAAAATCTGATAGACAATGCAATCCGTTATGGAAGTGACGGCCAATATCTTTCTCTGCGCCTCAATGCGGTAAAGGAAAAAAGTGTTGTCGAAATAGAGGATCACGGAAAAGGAATGTCACCACAACAGCAGAAGCAGATTTTTACACGGAATTATACGACTGCTCCAAAATCATCAGGCAGCGGCTTAGGGCTGGCGATTTCAAAGCATCTTGCTTCACAAATAGGGGCAGAACTACGAGTTCAAAGCATACCAAATGAGCAAACGGTTTTCTCGATCATTATGAAAAGTTAG
- a CDS encoding ABC transporter ATP-binding protein, whose amino-acid sequence MSVLQTIDLKKYYGTKPNITRALDGVNFSVEDGEFVAVVGTSGSGKSTLLHMMGGLDTPTSGTVIVRGEELAKKNDEQLTIFRRRNIGFIFQNYNLVPILNVYENIVLPVELDGDTVDQKFLDEIVHLLGLEDKLKNMPNNLSGGQQQRVAIARALITKPAIVLADEPTGNLDSKTSAEVLGLIKRTSAEFRQTVVMITHNNDIARLADRIVRIEDGKIVE is encoded by the coding sequence ATGAGTGTTTTACAGACCATCGACCTGAAAAAGTATTATGGCACAAAGCCGAACATCACCCGCGCCCTTGACGGCGTGAACTTCTCCGTGGAGGACGGCGAGTTTGTGGCCGTTGTGGGAACCTCCGGCAGCGGCAAATCCACCTTGCTTCACATGATGGGCGGGCTGGACACTCCCACCAGCGGAACCGTGATCGTCCGGGGCGAAGAACTGGCAAAGAAGAACGATGAACAGCTTACCATCTTCCGCCGCCGCAACATAGGCTTCATCTTCCAGAATTACAATTTGGTCCCCATTCTGAACGTGTATGAAAATATCGTCCTGCCGGTGGAGCTGGACGGGGACACGGTGGATCAGAAGTTTTTGGACGAGATCGTTCACTTGCTGGGGCTGGAAGATAAACTGAAAAATATGCCGAACAATCTTTCCGGCGGACAGCAGCAGCGTGTGGCGATTGCCCGCGCCTTGATTACCAAACCGGCTATCGTACTGGCCGACGAGCCTACTGGCAACCTTGACAGCAAGACCAGCGCCGAGGTGCTGGGGCTGATCAAGCGCACCAGCGCGGAGTTCCGGCAAACCGTAGTCATGATTACCCACAACAACGACATTGCCCGCCTTGCAGATCGGATTGTCCGCATTGAGGATGGCAAGATTGTGGAATAA
- a CDS encoding ABC transporter permease, protein MAHLIKLELKKFGITRNIIVTLAAILFSILFITVSLVDSMKDPEQTKDTFESTFLVIGLLMSFIFIVYSSVLTARLIIGEYNQRTITIMFSYPLNRRQLIASKLIIIMVYTAISITIGYICCSGYIILADKYFDMLDGVFQISFFQIWIPMAVITVIVCTILSLWPFIIGMIRKSVPATIVTSLFVIVFRQVIISKNASNQESWLQIFLVVVITFATALFIFKKKVSELY, encoded by the coding sequence ATGGCACATCTGATCAAATTGGAATTGAAAAAGTTTGGGATAACACGAAATATTATAGTTACTCTCGCAGCAATCCTTTTTAGCATACTTTTTATTACAGTATCATTAGTGGACAGTATGAAAGACCCGGAACAGACAAAGGACACTTTTGAAAGTACATTTCTTGTTATTGGCCTATTGATGTCATTTATTTTCATTGTGTACTCGTCAGTTTTAACCGCACGGTTGATTATTGGAGAATATAATCAGCGGACAATAACAATCATGTTTTCCTATCCTTTGAACCGAAGGCAACTGATTGCCAGTAAGCTGATTATTATAATGGTCTACACGGCAATTTCGATAACGATTGGATACATCTGTTGCAGTGGTTATATTATATTGGCTGATAAATATTTCGATATGTTGGATGGCGTATTTCAAATTTCTTTCTTTCAAATATGGATACCGATGGCCGTTATTACCGTAATAGTGTGTACAATTTTGTCGCTCTGGCCGTTTATCATTGGCATGATCCGGAAATCTGTGCCTGCAACAATCGTAACTTCGTTGTTTGTTATTGTCTTTCGACAAGTGATTATCAGCAAGAATGCAAGCAATCAGGAGTCTTGGCTGCAAATTTTCTTAGTTGTTGTAATCACATTTGCTACGGCTCTGTTTATTTTCAAAAAGAAAGTTTCAGAACTATATTGA
- a CDS encoding FtsX-like permease family protein — MIWPFENDTNAIVKKLAAAQLKKEHLKKVFTMIAISLAAFLMSSVLLLISGIIAVNQNGGNNMTGSYHALISGVEEGQYRKMSEDVRVEFSGLTVSLGSIKSGNDRLAISYSNQDALTLNGLSVSEGKMPEKENEIMIEKEYLISQKINAGIGDTILLPVPDGSGQKSFVITGYLKTGTKGTDRSLYAAIVSEEYFLAVGGWNSFSPAAMLRVHSGASTNSGDIRSQISQIVLDAGCEKSPSYNEAYLNLSQPSVLMIVAAVAGLMIIAIAGILVIYNIFYISIINSIKSYGQLRTIGMTAKQVQKLVFREGTLLMLPSIPAGLIGGLLLSYFLIPHGFEWKNVLWIFPVVVILTYVTVRLSIRKPAKIAAAVSPIEASRYEQDNRLYGKHKQRRLTPGSLAIHQVMRYKKKNLLTVTSLLLTGILLLGLSSVLSSVNARDMSLSGFVRGQFVLRISNQELMANPLESVQKSSPFTDEVYEKLTLLSGVDKIMIDQHLPVSRDLQALESDAEIVSFEQEDIDLLQSCISDGTLPDYKQMASKNQIVIGRPKDFEEYFGIQPEAGSSVTLKVFDGGHVLNISFDIAAVLDESKIGNNGDKIDMLLLPVDSMQNIAHSNLIYQYVVRVDDSFEQQAESELDQIIANNPRLSIDSLSAAIAQNENFLQGTQFALTAAIILIGCFSVMNLLNTVITGIIVRHKEFSLMRSVGMSLKQLSAMVHKEGLIVVGMGLVLSVIIGGGIGFALCSFLKSSLMNYLHYNFPFGTTILYCTVILLCSAAISAGALKQQSKAPLMESLR, encoded by the coding sequence ATGATTTGGCCTTTTGAAAATGATACCAATGCCATTGTAAAAAAATTAGCGGCGGCACAATTAAAAAAAGAGCATTTAAAAAAAGTATTTACCATGATTGCAATTTCATTGGCAGCATTCTTGATGTCATCCGTATTGCTTTTAATTTCTGGAATCATTGCCGTGAACCAAAATGGCGGCAATAACATGACTGGTTCTTATCATGCCCTTATTTCGGGCGTGGAAGAAGGACAATATCGAAAAATGTCTGAGGATGTACGGGTAGAATTTTCTGGACTTACAGTCTCCCTTGGCAGTATCAAATCAGGAAATGACCGCCTTGCCATTTCCTATTCCAATCAAGATGCGCTTACCTTAAACGGGCTGTCTGTTTCCGAGGGCAAAATGCCTGAAAAGGAAAATGAGATCATGATTGAGAAAGAATATCTGATCAGCCAAAAAATAAATGCAGGAATTGGAGATACCATTTTATTACCCGTTCCGGACGGAAGCGGACAAAAATCTTTTGTGATAACAGGATACTTAAAAACAGGTACAAAAGGAACAGACCGTTCTTTATATGCTGCCATTGTCTCAGAAGAATACTTTTTAGCTGTAGGTGGATGGAACTCGTTTTCCCCGGCGGCAATGCTTCGTGTTCATTCTGGTGCCTCAACAAATTCTGGGGATATAAGAAGCCAAATATCCCAAATCGTTCTTGATGCTGGATGTGAAAAGTCCCCATCTTATAATGAAGCCTATTTGAACCTCAGTCAGCCATCTGTTCTGATGATAGTAGCAGCAGTTGCAGGATTGATGATCATAGCAATTGCCGGTATATTGGTAATCTATAATATTTTTTATATTTCCATCATCAATTCGATCAAGAGTTATGGGCAACTACGCACGATTGGTATGACAGCGAAGCAAGTTCAAAAGCTCGTGTTCAGAGAAGGAACGCTGCTGATGCTGCCATCTATTCCTGCAGGGTTAATCGGAGGATTGTTACTATCTTATTTTTTAATTCCCCATGGTTTTGAATGGAAGAATGTGTTGTGGATATTCCCTGTCGTTGTTATATTAACCTATGTTACCGTGCGTTTGTCTATCCGGAAACCAGCAAAAATAGCAGCGGCTGTTTCTCCCATAGAGGCGTCCCGGTATGAACAGGACAATCGCCTGTATGGCAAGCACAAGCAGCGAAGGTTAACACCGGGTTCTTTGGCCATCCATCAGGTTATGCGTTATAAGAAAAAGAATCTGCTTACAGTGACTTCCCTGTTGTTGACCGGGATTTTGCTGTTAGGTCTGTCCTCTGTGCTTTCGTCCGTCAATGCAAGGGATATGTCCTTATCAGGATTTGTAAGAGGACAATTTGTTCTGAGAATTTCAAATCAGGAGCTGATGGCGAATCCATTAGAATCAGTGCAGAAATCAAGCCCTTTTACCGATGAAGTGTATGAGAAATTGACGCTGCTGTCTGGTGTAGACAAAATTATGATCGATCAGCATCTTCCTGTATCAAGGGATTTACAGGCACTTGAGTCAGATGCTGAAATTGTAAGTTTTGAGCAGGAAGATATAGATTTGCTGCAAAGCTGCATTTCGGACGGGACGCTGCCTGATTATAAGCAAATGGCTTCTAAAAATCAAATTGTCATAGGCAGGCCAAAGGACTTTGAAGAATATTTTGGTATTCAGCCGGAGGCTGGCTCATCTGTGACATTAAAGGTTTTTGATGGAGGCCATGTACTGAATATATCCTTTGATATTGCAGCGGTTCTTGATGAAAGCAAAATTGGAAATAACGGTGATAAAATAGACATGCTGCTATTGCCTGTTGATTCTATGCAAAATATCGCACATAGTAATTTGATTTATCAGTATGTTGTTCGGGTGGACGATTCCTTTGAACAACAGGCAGAAAGTGAACTGGACCAGATCATTGCAAACAACCCACGCCTCAGTATAGATTCTCTTTCCGCCGCGATTGCCCAAAATGAAAATTTTCTGCAGGGGACACAATTTGCACTTACTGCCGCAATTATTTTAATCGGCTGCTTTTCTGTGATGAATCTTCTAAATACTGTCATAACAGGCATTATTGTAAGGCATAAGGAATTTTCACTCATGCGTTCGGTTGGAATGTCCCTGAAGCAATTATCTGCAATGGTCCATAAGGAGGGACTGATTGTAGTGGGTATGGGGCTCGTTTTGTCCGTAATCATTGGCGGTGGAATCGGATTTGCTCTCTGCTCTTTTTTGAAAAGCAGTCTGATGAACTATTTGCATTATAATTTCCCGTTTGGGACTACCATTTTATATTGCACGGTTATTCTGCTGTGCAGTGCGGCGATTTCAGCAGGGGCCTTAAAGCAGCAGAGCAAAGCGCCATTGATGGAATCACTTCGTTAA